Genomic DNA from Leptospira inadai serovar Lyme str. 10:
CACCTCGTCCTTATGTTGTAACTCTTTGCGAAACTCGAAAGCCCTATCCAGTGCTCTCTTGTTCTGTGGCTCGTTTTTGACTCGATCGATCATTTGAATAAACGTAAAGGCGAGTATGAGAACGAGAAGGAGCTGACTGGCTCCTAAGATGATGAAGATTTTTTGTCTAAAGCTCATAAAAGTTACCCGGAAACTTGAAACTGACTTTGCGGAAATTGAATGAGGACGCTTAGAATTTTCAGCCTAGTAATTCCTCGTTTCGTTAAGGAGATCTAAAATTTACGCTTTAATGATCCCAACGGTACTAAGGAATCGTGAAAATACCGTTACAAATGCGGGTCAAAATCGCATTTTGGCGTTTAGGCGAAGGTCGATACGGTTGACATAAGGTGTCGAGGTTTTCAACCTTTTCAAAAATTCGGAGCGGAATTTTTTCTTCCGCGAATATCGAGGGAAGAAAGATGGAATCGCAGGAATCTCAAGCGCAAGGATATCCGTTTCGTCCGTTGCAGGACTTCGTTCTGGGGGAAGTCCTAGGCAGAACTTTAGAGAGGTTAGGAACTCCTATCTTGGAAACGGAGGCGGCGATACTTTCCCATTTAAGTCCGGGTATCCGAGAATTCCAATTTACTCCGAACTCCAAGAAGCAGGTGCTCTTGCAGAGCATGCCTAGTCAATTTCGTTCTTTTTTGGAACTTGGTAAAGAATTGGAACTCTTGGAGGTTTTGCATAAAACCATCGCCGTCGAAGGTCGATTGGATCTAGCCCTGGAGCTTATCGAATGGATTTTTACCGGATTCGAAAAGGAAGATCTGGTGCGCAGACTCTTCACACTGGTTCTAAACGGAAAAATAGAATTGAAACCGGAATTCTACTCGGTGCTCAAAGAAGAATATGAAAAGGAAATGTCGGGAGATTTAGGAAAGCTTCGAAAAGAAAATCACGACTAAAACGTTAGTCAAGAAATTCCCCCGCGTAAATTTGCGCGAGGGGATTTAGTAAAAATCGTTATGCGACGTCGGCAAGGGGAGAGCGAGGAGTTCCGGGAATTTCTTGTCTTCCTTTTTCGGTCCAAACGGCTCTTTGAATTTTGATGACTCTTAGGAAGTGTAGAACTTTCATAACCTGATAGGTAAGGTCGAGTTCAAACCAACGAAACGCGAAGTTCGGAGAATTGGGATGAGCATGGTGATTGTTTTGGTACAATTCTCCTAGGATCAGAATATCGATCGGCAGGGTATTTTTGGAATTATCCGGATTCTTTGCGTGGTTCCGGTATCCGTACATATGACCGCACCAGTTAACGATCGCACCATGAACGGGGCTCATCAAGTAATGAACGGGAAGAAACGCATAAAGCCAAAGGGCATCTCCGGGAACAAACGCCATATAAAATAGAGTGTAAGAAGTTCCGAAAAATAAACGAACGAACCAAGAATCCGCAAATCGATCGAAGAAAGGCATCTCGGGATAGTTTCCTCTGAAGTCCTTTTCGACTTCCGTTTTATGATTTAGAATATTTTCGTACGTGACTGCTGTAGTCCACATCATGTCCAAGAAGCCGGTAGAAGCGATAGGCGAATGTGGATCTTTTACGGTATCGCTATATGCATGATGTTGGCGATGAAGTATGGCATACGCGCGAGGATTTAAATAAGAAGAACCTTGAACGAAGAAGGTAAAGAAATAAAAGAACTTTTCCCAGAAACGGTTTAGCTTGAACATTTGATGGGCTGAATAGCGGTGCAGGAAAAAAGACTGCACAAAGGCCGCTAAAAACCAATGTCCTGCGAAAAAGCTTAGAATGATTGCCATGAAGGGCTCCTCTCGGTTGTACCTTTTTCTTTATACGAGCCTGCGATTCGAGGTTTGTTGCGAAA
This window encodes:
- a CDS encoding acyl-CoA desaturase; translated protein: MAIILSFFAGHWFLAAFVQSFFLHRYSAHQMFKLNRFWEKFFYFFTFFVQGSSYLNPRAYAILHRQHHAYSDTVKDPHSPIASTGFLDMMWTTAVTYENILNHKTEVEKDFRGNYPEMPFFDRFADSWFVRLFFGTSYTLFYMAFVPGDALWLYAFLPVHYLMSPVHGAIVNWCGHMYGYRNHAKNPDNSKNTLPIDILILGELYQNNHHAHPNSPNFAFRWFELDLTYQVMKVLHFLRVIKIQRAVWTEKGRQEIPGTPRSPLADVA